Proteins found in one Equus asinus isolate D_3611 breed Donkey unplaced genomic scaffold, EquAss-T2T_v2 contig_1, whole genome shotgun sequence genomic segment:
- the LOC139042838 gene encoding uncharacterized protein: MTGIPTPASGLGVSIPPAPEKQQRRAAEPRRPRRLEGAPPTPPPPRPESSAEAFSPKGKGCLSPPSNAPASALTPALPDAEGAEAQPPGPGRQACFTSGVQQSRFRFNAYLASASGGHHSALPAPGYHRNAPASSSSSPQLLLDPPHSSKAAAAATAAGAAETKRRRRRRRSVGPRLRQERWRGLPLPRPVVHRLPPPRRRRLLAAKTHLRWGPVAKAVYVV, translated from the coding sequence ATGACCGGGATACCAACACCCGCCTCCGGCTTGGGAGTCTCAATCCCACCAGCTCCGGAGAAGCAACAGAGGAGGGCGGCTGAGCCGCGGCggcccaggaggctggagggagcgccccccacgccacccccaccccggcctgAGTCGAGCGCCGAAGCCTTCTCCCCAAAGGGAAAAGGATGCCTCTCGCCGCCAAGCAACGCGCCAGCCTCAGCCCTCACGCCAGCGCTTCCCGACGCAGAGGGCGCGGAGGCCCAGCCGCCGGGACCCGGGAGACAGGCTTGTTTTACCTCAGGGGTTCAGCAGTCACGGTTTCGCTTCAATGCCTACTTGGCTTCAGCGAGCGGAGGGCACCACTCTGCGCTCCCGGCGCCCGGTTACCACAGAAATGCACCGGCCTCGTCGTCGTCGTCACCGCAGCTGCTGCTGGATCCTCCCCACAGCTCGAAggccgctgccgccgccaccgccgcagGAGCCGCGGAAACAAagcgccgccgtcgccgccgccgttCTGTGGGGCCGAGGCTCAGGCAGGAGAGGTGGCGCGGCCTCCCTCTGCCGCGTCCCGTCGTCCACCGGCTCCCTCCGCCGCGGCGCAGGCGCTTATTGGCCGCGAAGACACACCTTCGTTGGGGGCCTGTTGCTAAGGCGGTCTACGTCGTTTGA